DNA sequence from the Penaeus monodon isolate SGIC_2016 chromosome 28, NSTDA_Pmon_1, whole genome shotgun sequence genome:
TGCTGTCATCTTGTAGCGTTCACTGTTTGTCCCAAATTGACTGGTTTGGGCTCGAGTAATCAAGCGCCTGTttgtgcgttgttcccttgtttGGCTCTTCAGCGGGACACTGGATTTCGATATGTATACATAGCCAGATATAAAGAATTAGTGATTTGCTGTGTACTATGATTCTAACGTATGCGGGCCCCACCGAAGCTCCAAGGTCTAAATttagctccccccctctctctttctctcttagtgtatgtgtttgtgatggAATATAATAGCAAACGCATATACgagattgtttttttgttgtatgtacNNNNNNNNNNNNNNNNNNNNNNNNNNNNNNNNNNNNNNNNNNNNNNNNNNNNNNNNNNNNNNNNNNNNNNNNNNNNNNNNNNNNNNNNNNNNNNNNNNNNNNNNNNNNNNNNNNNNNNNCACACCATGTATGTGCTGCCTAAAATCCTACAAAATACTCCAAAATTTCAGTCATACAGACGCGCATGAATACATCCATTTACGTGCTTATTTACTGCGTACATGTTTTTCGGTCTTCTTGTTTATTATCTGATGGTAAGAGAGGGCGTACCCCCCCTATGCCTCCTATAAAAGAGAATGCGCGCAGGCAGAGGAGCAAGATCACCCCAGAGGTAGTCTTGTGCCTGCGTTTCTGTCGGAGGCGTCCGAAGGAACCGATTCCGCCTCCTTCGAACTGACACTTTTGAAGAGAAATATATTGGTATATTTCCTTTATCAGTATACACTTGCAAACATGTNNNNNNNNNNNNNNNNNNNNNNNNNNNNNNNNNNNNNNNNNNNNNNNNNNNNNNNNNNNNNNNNNNNNNNNNNNNNNNNNNNNNCAACCTGAAGTTACATTATGCTTCCAGAGAGCCGGCTGACGATGGCTTCCCGTTTTTTCTGGTTCCTGGGTTCCCTGTTGGCGCTCCTCTTCTGCCACGGTGCCGCCAACACTGATGACGTCCAGATACtgcaagaaatgaaggaaaaagtggaagaataTTTCCCCGTAAGTGAATAATGTCatgcctttttaaaaacttttgaggTTATCGATTTttttacaaagtaaaaaaaaaaaaagttttcataagaAAACTTGCCTAGAAAAGCATGCTTTTACTTAAAACATAGGTATGATTTTttcataacaaggaaaaaaatatgaaagtgcTATATATCACGTCTCGCTTTGTGTATTTCTGTGATTCATGCAAATCAATCATTTCGCGTTCGCAACAAAACACGAGATCGTCaaattgtgtttttgtatatgaagttatgaaaaaaaatcatcatttcacGTAACCNNNNNNNNNNNNNNNNNNNNNNNNNNNNNNNNNNNNNNNNNNNNNNNNNNNNNNNNNNNNNNNNNNNNNNNNNNNNNNNNNNNNNNNNNNNNNNNNNNNNNNNNNNNNNNNNNNNNNNNNNNNNNNNNNNNNNNNNNNNNNNNNNNNNNNNNNNNNNNNNNNNNNNNNNNNNNNNNNNNNNNNNNNNNNNagttatttttctttatatctgtattcattttcttttcttgtagtgAACCACGAGGTCCCTCATTCAAATTCTAATATCTTTTAGTAACACCTCGCCAATAGCAATGCTTATCCTTTTATATATGTTCTTATTTCAATGGTATCTTGAGCTGGCTGGACGCGTGCCANNNNNNNNNNNNNNNNNNNNNNNNNNNNNNNNNNNNNNNNNNAATGAATATTGATCAATTATTCGGATTCtgacaataaatttaatttatgtgTATGGACAATAAGTGAAATAGGTGTCTTATTCAAACAACTTGCAATAGTGTTTTATGCATGAGCATAACCCTTGTTGACACCATATCCAAAAAGGGACAAAGTCTGTCATTTGGAAATTGTGTAATTCACGCTTCCAGCCTCTTTTCGAGAAGGCATTTATCATAATTTACAATTTTCTCCCAAACTGTGCATCACACGGGTGTCCGTAATAGATCAACAAATTAAGTTGTATGTTTTTTTCGCTGGCATTTTTGAGTCGATAATGTTAGTACACTTTCCTACTCTTACACCTGGTATTCCCTTTTCGGGGGGCAGTGGAAATGgcacttttgtgtttgtttacatttttgtgcCACGTACGGCTTGAATGGATAAGCATTAGAAAAATAATTTACCAATTTTGGAGTTTCCCTTTTGGCCATGGATCTCGTGCcagtgtgtaggtatatgtacaaAACTAACCTAATATGTTTTGGCTGGGTTATAGGTTTTGTGAATAGTTGAGGGGAGGATAACAAGGCATGGCCAGTGAGGATAGACGTATGAAATTCAAGTAATCCTCAttctatattatgatattaacggATTAGTGGCGTATNNNNNNNNNNNNNNNNNNNNNNNNNNNNNNTTGATTATGTTATAAACGAGGGAAAAAANNNNNNNNNNNNNNNNNNNNNNNNNNNNNNNNNNNNNNNNNNNNNNNNNNNNNNNNNNNNNNNGAAAAATAGATCGTGGTAGTGTGGTaccttgggtgggggggggtaagccAGTAGATCTTGATGGGGcaattaccctcccccccactagcacctcccctaaaaaaaagagagagaaaaaaaggcaacgagCAAAGAATATGCAACTAATTTTCGATGGTTGTTAGTCTTAGCGAAAGAAGTTGTTGCTTGTTTGTTAAGGGTGAAAATTCTTTTTCTCGGATATCCAGAAATCTAAAGACTCGAAGGAGATAGCTAATGCTGCACGCGGCCATTTATTTTTAGCTAAATATTTGGTATTTGACAAAAATCTAAAGTTCTGTAGATAAACTTTTATGTTCACATTTCAATGCTTTATTGGTCTAAGGTAATTTCAATCTAAAATGAGATCAGATAAGAATTTGTGAGCATTTGCTCGCGCTGTTTCTCTCTAATATTTTGTAAGTGAGAAATAATTTTCCATGCGTGTattttcaaagtatttttttaaatgtacgaGTAATCTTAACTCCATAGTTACCATTCACACATGGTTGCCATTCCTACTGCCCAACGAAATCGGGTGTACCAGGTATGAGTGCAGGAAACTGTACCAAATAGATGGCAAATCAATTCTGCACAATTATTTCTATGTTTATGCTCAAAGATTGAAAGTTTCTGTACAAGTAAACTCGGAATGGGAATACacatttttgattaaaaaaaaaaatgaaaatcagattTCTTTCAGACAGCCCCCTCGCAATTACCACAATGGGCTTGCAAACTACTGGTTCAGTACATTGTTGTACATCTACTGTTCATCATATGGAAACTGGAAGTAGTGTTTTGCAGTtttgtattaattatatctaCCGCGAGTGAGGTCTATNNNNNNNNNNNNNNNNNNNNNNNNNNNNNNNNNNNNNNNNNNNNNNNNNNNNNNNNNNNNNNNNNNNNNNNNNNNNNNNNNNNNNNNNNNNNNNNNNNNNNNNNNNNNNNNNNNNNNNNNNNNNNNNNNNNNNNNNNNNNNNNNNNNNNNNNNNNNNNNNNNNNNNNNNNNNNNNNNNNNNNNNNNNNNNNNNNNNNNNNNNNNNNNNNNNNNNNNNNNNNNNNNNNNNNNNNNNNNNNNNNNNNNNNNNNNNNNNNNNNNNNNNNNNNNNNNNNNNNNNNNNNNNNNNNNNNNNNNNNNNNNNNNNNNNNNNNNNNNNNNNNNNNNNNNNNNNNNNNNNNNNNNNNNNNNNNNNNNNNNNNNNNNNNNNNNNNNNNNNNNNNNNNGGAGCTAACATAACGAAAGGAGATTACAACAGGTTCCAATGTAAACATCTTTGCAAAGGTATCAAAGTGTTTTGGGTTTCGGATATGCTACAGACAAAGGCCTTACATAATGTCGGCTACACGAGGTGAGAAATAATATTTGCCGTTTTGCAGGTTTTGTCGTCACCTTTTGGacacttctttctttatttcttaggaaaggaatggaggaagaaggaatcaGTTCGCTGTTCTGCATCTACCAGGAAAGGACGTCCGAGACTGCCATGAAATACGATTCAACAATCCCACAGGAGTTGATGGTCACTGTAATTTTGCCTCGGTGTTTCACNNNNNNNNNNNNNNNNNNNNNNNNNNNNNNNNNNNNNNNNNNNNNNNNNNNNNNNNNNNNNNNNNNNNNNNNNNNNNNNNNNNNNNNNNNNNNNNNNNNNNNNNNNNNNNNNNNNNNNNNNNNNNNNNNNNNNNNNNNNNNNNNNNNNNNNNNNNNNNNNNNNNNNNNNNNNNNNNNNNNNNNNNNNNNNNNNNNNNNNNNNNNNNNNNNNNNNNNNNNNNNNNNNNNNNNNNNNNNNNNNNNNNNNNNNNNNNNNNNNNNNNNNNNNNNNNNNNNNNNNNNNNNNNNNNNNNNNNNNNNNNNNNNNNNNNNNNNNNNNNNNNNNNNNNNNNNNNNNNNNNNNNNNNNNNNNNNNNNNNNNNNNNNNNNNNNNNNNNNNNNNNNNNNNNNNNNNNNNNNNNNNNNNNNNNNNNNNNNNNNNNNNNNNNNNNNNNNNNNNNNNNNNNNNNNNNNNNNNNNNNNNNNNNNNNNNNNNNNNNNNNNNNNNNNNNNNNNNNNNNNNNNNNNNNNNNNNNNNNNNNNNNNNNNNNNNNNNNNNNNNNNNNNNNNNNNNNNNNNNNNNNNNNNNNNNNNNNNNNNNNNNNNNNNNNNNNNNNNNNNNNNNNNNNNNNNNNNNNNNNNNNNNNNNNNNNNNNNNNNNNNNNNNNNNNNNNNNNNNNNNNNNNNNNNNNNNNNNNNNNNNNNNNNNNNNNNNNNNNNNNNNNNNNNNNNNNNNNNNNNNNNNNNNNNNNNNNNNNNNNNNNNNNNNNNNNNNNNNNNNNNNNNNNNNNNNNNNNNNNNNNNNNNNNNNNNNNNNNNNNNNNNNNNNNNNNNNNNNNNNNNNNNNNNNNNNNNNNNNNNNNNNNNNNNNNNNNNNNNNNNNNNNNNNNNNNNNNNNNNNNNNNNNNNNNNNNNNNNNNNNNNNNNNNNNNNNNNNNNNNNNNNNNNNNNNNNNNNNNNNNNNNNNNNNNNNNNNNNNNNNNNNNNNNNNNNNNNNNNNNNNNNNNNNNNNNNNNNNNNNNNNNNNNNNNNNNNNNNNNNNNNNNNNNNNNNNNNNNNNNNNNNNNNNNNNNNNNNNNNNNNNNNNNNNNNNNNNNNNNNNNNNNNNNNNNNNNNNNNNNNNNNNNNNNNNNNNNNNNNNNNNNNNNNNNNNNNNNNNNNNNNNNNNNNNNNNNNNNNNNNNNNNNNNNNNNNNNNNNNNNNNNNNNNNNNNNNNNNNNNNNNNNNNNNNNNNNNNNNNNNNNNNNNNNNNNNNNNNNNNNNNNNNNNNNNNNNNNNNNNNNNNNNNNNNNNNNNNNNNNNNNNNNNNNNNNNNNNNNNNNNNNNNNNNNNNNNNNNNNNNNNNNNNNNNNNNNNNNNNNNNNNNNNNNNNNNNNNNNNNNNNNNNNNNNNNNNNNNNNNNNNNNNNNNNNNNNNNNNNNNNNNNNNNNNNNNNNNNNNNNNNNNNNNNNNNNNNNNNNNNNNNNNNNNNNNNNNNNNNNNNNNNNNNNNNNNNNNNNNNNNNNNNNNNNNNNNNNNNNNNNNNNNNNNNNNNNNNNNNNNNNNNNNNNNNNNNNNNNNNNNNNNNNNNNNNNNNNNNNNNNNNNNNNNNNNNNNNNNNNNNNNNNNNNNNNNNNNNNNNNNNNNNNNNNNNNNNNNNNNNNNNNNNNNNNNNNNNNNNNNNNNNNNNNNNNNNNNNNNNNNNNNNNNNNNNNNNNNNNNNNNNNNNNNNNNNNNNNNNNNNNNNNNNNNNNNNNNNNNNNNNNNNNNNNNNNNNNNNNNNNNNNNNNNNNNNNNNNNNNNNNNNNNNNNNNNNNNNNNNNNNNNNNNNNNNNNNNNNNNNNNNNNNNNNNNNNNNNNNNNNNNNNNNNNNNNNNNNNNNNNNNNNNNNNNNNNNNNNNNNNNNNNNNNNNNNNNNNNNNNNNNNNNNNNNNNNNNNNNNNNNNNNNNNNNNNNNNNNNNNNNNNNNNNNNNNNNNNNNNNNNNNNNNNNNNNNNNNNNNNNNNNNNNNNNNNNNNNNNNNNNNNNNNNNNNNNNNNNNNNNNNNNNNNNNNNNNNNNNNNNNNNNNNNNNNNNNNNNNNNNNNNNNNNNNNNNNNNNNNNNNNNNNNNNNNNNNNNNNNNNNNNNNNNNNNNNNNNNNNNNNNNNNNNNNNNNNNNNNNNNNNNNNNNNNNNNNNNNNNNNNNNNNNNNNNNNNNNNNNNNNNNNNNNNNNNNNNNNNNNNNNNNNNNNNNNNNNNNNNNNNNNNNNNNNNNNNNNNNNNNNNNNNNNNNNNNNNNNNNNNNNNNNNNNNNNNNNNNNNNNNNNNNNNNNNNNNNNNNNNNNNNNNNNNNNNNNNNNNNNNNNNNNNNNNNNNNNNNNNNNNNNNNNNNNNNNNNNNNNNNNNNNNNNNNNNNNNNNNNNNNNNNNNNNNNNNNNNNNNNNNNNNNNNNNNNNNNNNNNNNNNNNNNNNNNNNNNNNNNNNNNNNNNNNNNNNNNNNNNNNNNNNNNNNNNNNNNNNNNNNNNNNNNNNNNNNNNNNNNNNNNNNNNNNNNNNNNNNNNNNNNNNNNNNNNNNNNNNNNNNNNNNNNNNNNNNNNNNNNNNNNNNNNNNNNNNNNNNNNNNNNNNNNNNNNNNNNNNNNNNNNNNNNNNNNNNNNNNNNNNNNNNNNNNNNNNNNNNNNNNNNNNNNNNNNNNNNNNNNNNNNNNNNNNNNNNNNNNNNNNNNNNNNNNNNNNNNNNNNNNNNNNNNNNNNNNNNNNNNNNNNNNNNNNNNNNNNNNNNNNNNNNNNNNNNNNNNNNNNNNNNNNNNNNNNNNNNNNNNNNNNNNNNNNNNNNNNNNNNNNNNNNNNNNNNNNNNNNNNNNNNNNNNNNNNNNNNNNNNNNNNNNNNNNNNNNNNNNNNNNNNNNNNNNNNNNNNNNNNNNNNNNNNNNNNNNNNNNNNNNNNNNNNNNNNNNNNNNNNNNNNNNNNNNNNNNNNNNNNNNNNNNNNNNNNNNNNNNNNNNNNNNNNNNNNNNNNNNNNNNNNNNNNNNNNNNNNNNNNNNNNNNNNNNNNNNNNNNNNNNNNNNNNNNNNNNNNNNNNNNNNNNNNNNNNNNNNNNNNNNNNNNNNNNNNNNNNNNNNNNNNNNNNNNNNNNNNNNNNNNNNNNNNNNNNNNNNNNNNNNNNNNNNNNNNNNNNNNNNNNNNNNNNNNNNNNNNNNNNNNNNNNNNNNNNNNNNNNNNNNNNNNNNNNNNNNNNNNNNNNNNNNNNNNNNNNNNNNNNNNNNNNNNNNNNNNNNNNNNNNNNNNNNNNNNNNNNNNNNNNNNNNNNNNNNNNNNNNNNNNNNNNNNNNNNNNNNNNNNNNNNNNNNNNNNNNNNNNNNNNNNNNNNNNNNNNNNNNNNNNNNNNNNNNNNNNNNNNNNNNNNNNNNNNNNNNNNNNNNNNNNNNNNNNNNNNNNNNNNNNNNNNNNNNNNNNNNNNNNNNNNNNNNNNNNNNNNNNNNNNNNNNNNNNNNNNNNNNNNNNNNNNNNNNNNNNNNNNNNNNNNNNNNNNNNNNNNNNNNNNNNNNNNNNNNNNNNNNNNNNNNNNNNNNNNNNNNNNNNNNNNNNNNNNNNNNNNNNNNNNNNNNNNNNNNNNNNNNNNNNNNNNNNNNNNNNNNNNNNNNNNNNNNNNNNNNNNNNNNNNNNNNNNNNNNNNNNNNNNNNNNNNNNNNNNNNNNNNNNNNNNNNNNNNNNNNNNNNNNNNNNNNNNNNNNNNNNNNNNNNNNNNNNNNNNNNNNNNNNNNNNNNNNNNNNNNNNNNNNNNNNNNNNNNNNNNNNNNNNNNNNNNNNNNNNNNNACAGAGACAAACAAATTCGCGTGAATTTATTTGTTCCTTTAGAAGTTTTATTGTTCGATCGATATAACCAAATCCGTTTTCTGCTATCCCCATTTACAGACAATCTATCACAGTGAGTGGCAGCTGATCCACACGGCACTGGAGCCCATGCTGGAAGAATGGAAGGCAGGAAATGCCAGGATGAAAAGAGGGTACGGAACGAAAGGagctgataataagaaaaaaggaggccAAGCGAAGAGGCGTAACTCCGGAAACACCNNNNNNNNNNNNNNNNNNNNNNNNNNNNNNNNNNNNNNNNNNNNACGCCATATAAAGGCCAACTGCCCCGAGGCACTCTATCTCTACACCCGCCTCGCTCCGGACTATGACTGTAGAAAGAGGTATTCTGGCTACACGTGCACGCAGGCGATTGTCACCACCATCCCAGAAATCCTCAAGAATGGGGGTTGTGAAGCTACAAGGATCGTCGTGGGATTTTCTAAGGTAACTATAggttaacagatagataggtgaNNNNNNNNNNNNNNNNNNNNNNNNNNNNNNNNNNNNNNNNNNNNNNNNNNNNNNNNNNNNNNNNNNNNNNNNNNNNNNNNNNNNNNNNNNNNNNNNNNNNNNNNNNNAGAAGAAGAAAAACTGGTGCTCATAGACACATATTTACTGATTTTGGTGAATCGATATCTCTCAGTAAGTTGATTGTTTAAATCTACGAAATCATGTTAAATAAGACATTTTCGCTAAGCCATAGAATGTTTCAAGCAGGTACATTGATAGTCggctatttttttctgaaaaaagNNNNNNNNNNNNNNNNNNNNNNNNNNNNNNNNNNNNNNNNNNNNNNNNNNNNNNNNNNNNNNNNNNNNNNNNNNNNNNNNNNNNNNNNNNNNNNNNNNNNNNNNNNTACATTTATTACTTTTCAATTATTGCCATAGAAAGGTGATAGGCCTGTGCTGACGTCACTTCCAAGGCGCGTCGCTCGTCCTTAAGGAAAGACATTTAATATCGGATGAACATTCTGGTGACATGTAtgtcacatcatgaaaaaaaatcgaaaatattaAACACAAGTCTTAATGTCTTCATGGTAACTGATttctttacatataatttttgctGTCGTTGAACGATTCACAAGTAATTCCtcatttcagttattattttatgtatcatatataaccTCCTTTTGTGAAGGTTACAGTATCAGAAACCCATATTGGCGGATAAAGCACAATACACATTACCATGCTCTGCCCCGCTTTAGGAAacgaaaaactggcaactcacccgagCTCTGGAGTCAATTCTGTTTTTAGAAAGAATGATATCGTGGTGTAAAGCAATTGAAAGAATTTATATGGTTTTCCAAAATTACCAAACACATGTAAACATAATCATTAAATGTCagttgattagaaaaaaaaagatacttggCAATGCAGAGTACAGTCAGTGGGATTGCCAGCCAAATGGAGCGAAATGAGCGAAGCTTCTTGTAATTTCCCAAATGAACAAAATATAGCTGCGGATACGCATTTGACAACTTTCCATGGATTACTTTAATCTTCCCAGTGAATTTATACGACCATTGCTTAATTTACAGGTAAATAAGACATACAAAATAGAGGCATGTGAAGGTTACCAGTGCATGAAGGAAAACAACGTAGAAGAGTATCATctggaggaagaaatggaagatacCTGCAGAGGTGTGATTTTTTTGAAGCCCACTAATTGCACCTACATAATAAATAGGGCCTTGCCGTGAGGGAGAACTCGCGTGGCATTCCTGTGCTGCAACAAGAAGCTCAGTGGTCACAGCAAGGCAAGCGATGCAAGATGGATTTTGCTCGGAAAGTGGACCCGGAATGTGTCGGTCCGCAGGCTGTGTTGATCAAGCTTGGGACTGGATTTGATCTTATGGTTTCACTCATATTCTGTGCTGTTTCTTGCTGAAGATAAATTAAAGGTTGCTGATTCTTTACTAGCATTACATTTATAATGAAACTAAACANNNNNNNNNNNNNNNNNNNNNNNNNNNNNNNNNNNNNNN
Encoded proteins:
- the LOC119591002 gene encoding uncharacterized protein LOC119591002 (The sequence of the model RefSeq protein was modified relative to this genomic sequence to represent the inferred CDS: added 89 bases not found in genome assembly) yields the protein MASRFFWFLGSLLALLFCHGAANTDDVQILQEMKEKVEEYFPERNGGRRNQFAVLHLPGKDVRDCHEIRFNNPTGVDGHCNFASVFHKEKKQNKPTGHSETIYHSEWQLIHTALEPMLEEWKAGNARMKRGYGTKGADNKKKGGQAKRRNSGNTKKENGAGDGKGGGKRRLIKANCPEALYLYTRLAPDYDCRKRYSGYTCTQAIVTTIPEILKNGGCEATRIVVGFSKVNKTYKIEACEGYQCMKENNVEEYHLEEEMEDTCRGVIFLKPTNCTYIINRALP